CTATTTTTAGCCGAAACCCCCTCGCTTGCCTCGAGGAATACAATTTCTGGGCAATTTTCGACCGAGACGGGCTCTGTTTTTTGCTCGTCTCGAGGGCAGAGTGCGGGCTCCAGCCACCGTTGGTGGGCCCAAACAGGTCAAGGGGATCTTTGTCAGGAGGAATTGTGTATGGTAGAGTTGAGATTTATTTTTGTACTACTTGGGACAGACCCCTGCCTTTGTCATACGTTGAGTTGCTGCTGATTCTCCATCTCTCATCGCTTCCCCCAAGCCAGATTCACATTCAAGCTCACCCTGGGATGCTCGCCATCGCTCCCATCATAATGACAAACACAAGCGACCCTGCCAACACCTGGCGCATCTTCCAAGATGAATTCAGGGACATACTGGGACCAGAGCCTTCAATCCAAATGCTCCTTCAAATCAACGAGTTCCCCTTTGCCCATGAGGCTGGCGTCTTCCTGCCCGATACGAATGAACTCTTTGTCACGAGCAACCAGTTCAAGGGTCATGCCGGCGAGAAGACAGTCCAGGTCTCCAAGATTTCCCTAGACACTGACGGCGGCCCGGTCAACTTGGAAAAGATTAAGTGCGACCTCATTCACATGGCAAACGGCGGTGTCAATTATGAAGATGGGATTCTCATATGCGCCCAAGGCTCTGCGACACATCCCAGTGGCctcttcaagatgcagaCCACTTACCCCTATGAAGCAGAGCCTGTCATCACAAGTTACATGGGGAGGCCTTTCAATGCTGTCAATGACGTTGTCGTACATCGTGACGGAAGTATCTGGTTTACAGACCCGCCATACGGCCATGACCAGGGCTATAGACCTATGCCCAGCCTCCCCAATGTTGTATATCGCTATGATCCTGCTACTGAGAATATCAGGGCTGTAGCTGATGGGCTAGGAAGACCTAATGGCATATGCTTCTCGCCTGACTATTCAACCATATACATCACTGATACGGACCAGGTGCGTGGCCAGTCGGTCGATTATGCTAGGGCAGCTTCCATGTGAGTCTCACCTGAGCAATCATATGGCATTTTTGCTTGCCTGTGATACCTTTTCTCCATGTATTGACTGCCGATAGATATGCATTTGACGTAATTCAGCGACACGGGCAACCGTTCCTGGCCAACAGGCGCTTATTCGCTCTCGCCGACACAGGGATCCCGGACGGTATCAAGTGCGACACACTGGGAAATGTGTACAGCGGTTGTGGCGATGGTATCAACGTATGGTCGCCTGGAGGTGCCCTTCTGGGCAAGATCATTATTCCAGGGGGCGTGGCTAACTTCTGCTTCGGATCCGAGGGTCAACTCTTTGCACTGAATGAACACCGGCTGTGGCGGGTACAGCTCGATAGATGTGTGAGAGGAGCTTTGCTGCATGGTTGAACAGATCTAGAAACTGGTGTTGAGATATGATTAATACTTGGTTAACAGCTATCTGATGTCCAAGCCTCCAACATTGATACGAACTGACTTGATGTTGTGTTATTTGgtgtagttgaagcccgaCCCTTGGTGAGATAACTAAGCCAAAAGACTGTAGGAACTGCGTTGTTCACAAATACGCATTTATTGGCCCTTAGCACCGATCGAAATAGACAATACCGCAGCCGTGAAGGCTAGAACCGAGATAGACCCGAGAGAGTATACCACGCTGAGGATAGCTCCTAAAGCAAAGAAGAACTTAGggaaaataataagaatataatTTACTACGCTAAAGTCATAGACTATAAAGAAAAATCCTATATCATaatagaaataaaataagtaatatattgTGACGAGAGGGTgattcccaagggataaaccggtcatgctgggtttatattagcagaGGACCAAGTTACATACTCTAAGGCAGAGGGTACAAGTCACGTTTAGTAAGATACTCAAAGGTATCAAGTATAACCAAGTcatattaatagctaaggtagctagtaCATAAGAAAGCGCAATGAGTATATCCTATATACTAAGTGGCTCACTAAGGTCTAGGTGAGCGATTCACGATCGCTCACTATCCTCATAGTAAGTGGTAACTTATGTATCGGCTCACGGCTGTGGGAGTGAGCGATTTAATCACATATTCGGATTAGTCGCATATTGTGGGGCGCTAATCGGCATATGACCCTGGATTTGTCCAGGTCGTGACaactagatataacttatacaCCTATTACTTAGACTATGCCTAGTACTTcctactaatataaacctagtatgactagtttatcccttgggaataATATAATTGTTACAGCTTTTTCCTTAGTTAAGCGCCCCCCATGCTTAGTCTTCCAGTCATAACGGAGTTGCGGAAGACCAAGTCACGGGAATAGGCCGGACTATAGGCCCCCTTAAGTAACCGAAAATGCTAAATCTAACCAGATTCAGCTAGATATCTAGTCAACAGGGCACATAACCTACAGAAGCTTAAGCGCAAAGAAAAATACCAAAGCTATAGCAGATAGTGTTACAATAAAGAGAACTATAACAGAGGCGTAAAAATTAGTAAAAGATCCGATACCATTATAGAGAAGCTCCTATAAATAATCTTTACTTACTTAGCGGATCGATGACCGTTTGGGCAATAAGGTGCGAAAGGTCTCTAATAGGAACCCTTCTTAATGTGTCGATCATCGTGTGGTAAATCGTATTGACAAAGGTACTGGCGATTTCCTGAGAAATGGTTCTTGCGAAGTCGAGGATCTTCTTCTTAATATTCCGTGGGACTTGGATAGGCAGCCCAGCCAACCTTCGACAGATTCCGGTAGCGGCACTAGCGGTTCTAGTCATGACATGGGCTGTAAGGCCGGCGCTTTCCTGTATGGCCGTCGCTGGGAGGTTAGTAACCATTCGGATGGTGTCGGCGgccccaccaccaccgttTCTCACAACCGCGGCGGCAGAACCAACGGGTTGCTCTATGAACTGTCTGGGGAGTCCAACAATTTGTCCAATTTCAGCGCTGACGGCACCAATTACCGTCATACTGCCGGCTGCAAAACCAGTAGTTTCCTGTATGGCCGTCGCGGGCAGCTCCCCGGTTCCTCGAATGACCTCGGCGGTCATGCGACCGCCGTCTCTGACAACGTTGGCGGAGAATCTGGCGACTTCATCAAAGACCCCAGTGGTAAGGTTGACAACGTCTTGGAAAGCCTGCAGAGGGTTCATTCCGATAAAGTTGGTGGGCATGCAATGAATATGACTTGTCGAAAAATCGTTGACCGGCGAAGATTTTCTTCGGGTCCCTCActagaagaaagagaagccGGGTCAAGGGCTGTTTGTGTTGCATTCACTCCAAACTTAGAGATATGAAAGATTTCCACCAATACTCAGGATGGGGATATTCTCCTCGGGCGCTGATATACGGTAGTCGTTCCCGTCGTCTGACAAATGCTTTGCGATGGTTTGTCAAACTGAATGCGAAGGAATTGATGAGAGAGCAGCTCTTGATTTCTAGCTATTCTGACTAGAAAAGGAATGACTTTATATACGTAACATGACAGCTAGGAAATTGAAGGGACGGAAAGGAAACGTGCCCTTTGAAGCAGGCAGCGGCCTAACAGGAAGGTTCGACTTCCTCAGCTGCCTCGACTGCCTGGAAGGGTTTGTTGAGTGGCTCCTCGTGTCATGGCTTTGTCTGGTCTTTATGCTTTCATGGATTTGCAACCTAAATGCTGGTGCGCTGGGTGGGTGATGAGA
This window of the Fusarium keratoplasticum isolate Fu6.1 chromosome 3, whole genome shotgun sequence genome carries:
- a CDS encoding SGL domain-containing protein → MTNTSDPANTWRIFQDEFRDILGPEPSIQMLLQINEFPFAHEAGVFLPDTNELFVTSNQFKGHAGEKTVQVSKISLDTDGGPVNLEKIKCDLIHMANGGVNYEDGILICAQGSATHPSGLFKMQTTYPYEAEPVITSYMGRPFNAVNDVVVHRDGSIWFTDPPYGHDQGYRPMPSLPNVVYRYDPATENIRAVADGLGRPNGICFSPDYSTIYITDTDQVRGQSVDYARAASM